Proteins from one Streptomyces genisteinicus genomic window:
- a CDS encoding aminotransferase class I/II-fold pyridoxal phosphate-dependent enzyme, whose translation MQQPPTHEKPSGAEPPDRLAPGTGRGNPATAHRRMMLIYVLCVIPPTVVYLTVPERHTTAWAVIGLASVVAILVGVHVNRPAKRWPWLLLAAANLTFTAGDTSYNILESFFGQENPFPSVADLLYLLTYPLFAAGIFGFIRFRCVSRDIASLLDALLLTSGLALLSWVHLIHPMSEDSSMSWYEKAITIAYPLGDVLILAMLARLLTLGGMRDRSVQLLTVGTVGILANDVVYGLGQLEGTWRVGTWMDLGWVVFFTAWGLAALHPSMVRLTERAPEQPRGIAHRRLAVLAAASLVAPAMLLSQSLRGNVQDTAVTAAFSAVMFLLVLARLWGLVTDHRKAVTRERGLRVAAASLVGAVTPEDVARSVDAAIGALFPRPVDHKALLLVDVGGRLSPVPPEDGTWRRHLRHTGEERPDDEDAPPALRAGGTRTVAVRALGPEVAAAAAPLRTGLLCPLVVEAPDSRATVTGALLLAVAEEEVGDLAGAVESLASQAALALERVGLSEEINRRRSEAYFRTLVHNTSDAILILDDDNTVRYASPSADGMFGGTSFTATPLTRLVDARDRERALRTLERAREADAPDLHDDWRVLRNDGTGVDVEVRCSNLRHEQTVHGIVLTLRDVTEQRQLERELTHRAFHDSLTGLPNRLLLLERIERALLRGRRNSTLTCVLFVDLDDFKIVNDMMGHSVGDELLVAVARRLTGTLRLSDTAARLGGDEFAVLMEGVKETYDAEVLAAQVVHALGRPFRLGSGSHSVSACVGVATARDGAQAEELLRDADLALYAAKTAGKRQWRRYRPDLHTGMVERHELQASMDSAISEESFALRYQPIVELAGGTVAGFEALVRWPHSRRGLVPPAQFISLAEETGHITPLGAWVLERAATEVAGWQRARPGSAPLYLNVNVSPRQFVDPGFVDGVRHVLDTSGLAPGSLVLELTESVLVRNEQIRAAMRVLKSLGVSLAIDDFGTGFSSLSYLREFPIDVLKVDKSFIDDIVTDGQQVALVEGIVRIADVLGLQVIAEGIENSGQRDLLSAMGCRFGQGFLFAHPMTAAEAQRFLDEGHTWQSARVAGRQTRRRAPTSGGGVRSEQRWRDLARLQKSSRMCDAVIDEVHGRRIRSEGQWLVDFASCNYLGMDLDPEIMDAVEPQIRRWGTHPSWSRLIGNPRLYPEIEERLTGLLGAPDTLLLPTITLIHASVIPVLAGRGQVFVDARAHRTMYDGCLVARGQGASVLRFHAEHPDELRQLLAEAPKGVPLLVCIDGVNSMTGNLPDLHALSRICRERDALLYIDDAHGFGVIGERGPGESSPYGSRGNSIVRHLGMDYDNVILVAGFSKAYSSLLAFLTAPPALKSHLKVAAAPYLYSGPSPTASLATALAGLQVNERRGDELRAELHRKTARVLDHVRGLGLATPNTDGLPIIEIPLDDHSDLDAVGDFLWHRGIYVTLAAYPLVPHDQVGFRVQMTALNTDEEIDELNEVLTALTDRFPLKRRPGPGGDPLAPVRAGRPAPGGQPR comes from the coding sequence GTGCAGCAGCCTCCGACGCACGAGAAGCCGTCCGGCGCCGAACCTCCGGACCGCCTCGCCCCCGGCACGGGCCGGGGGAACCCCGCCACCGCCCACCGGCGGATGATGCTGATCTACGTCCTCTGCGTCATCCCGCCGACCGTCGTCTACCTGACGGTCCCCGAGCGCCACACCACCGCCTGGGCGGTCATCGGCCTCGCGAGCGTGGTCGCCATCCTGGTCGGCGTCCACGTCAACCGGCCCGCCAAGCGCTGGCCCTGGCTGCTGCTCGCGGCCGCCAACCTGACCTTCACGGCCGGTGACACCTCGTACAACATCCTGGAGTCCTTCTTCGGCCAGGAGAACCCCTTCCCGTCCGTCGCGGACCTGCTGTACCTGCTCACGTATCCGCTGTTCGCCGCCGGGATCTTCGGCTTCATCCGGTTCCGCTGTGTCTCGCGCGACATCGCCAGCCTCCTCGACGCCCTGCTGCTGACCAGCGGCCTCGCCCTGCTCTCCTGGGTGCACCTGATCCACCCGATGTCCGAGGACAGCTCGATGAGCTGGTACGAGAAGGCGATCACCATCGCCTATCCGCTCGGTGACGTCCTGATCCTCGCCATGCTCGCCCGCCTGCTCACCCTCGGGGGGATGCGCGACCGGTCGGTGCAGCTGCTGACCGTCGGCACCGTCGGCATCCTCGCCAACGACGTCGTCTACGGGCTCGGACAGCTGGAGGGCACCTGGCGCGTGGGCACCTGGATGGACCTCGGCTGGGTCGTCTTCTTCACCGCCTGGGGTCTCGCCGCACTGCACCCGTCGATGGTCAGACTCACCGAACGGGCCCCGGAGCAGCCGCGGGGCATCGCCCACCGGCGGCTCGCCGTGCTCGCCGCCGCCTCGCTCGTCGCCCCCGCGATGCTGCTCTCCCAGTCGCTGCGGGGCAACGTGCAGGACACGGCGGTCACGGCGGCCTTCTCCGCGGTGATGTTCCTGCTGGTGCTGGCCCGTCTGTGGGGACTGGTCACCGACCACCGCAAGGCCGTCACCCGCGAGCGCGGGCTGCGGGTGGCGGCGGCGTCGCTGGTCGGAGCCGTCACCCCCGAGGACGTCGCGCGGTCCGTGGACGCCGCCATCGGCGCGCTGTTCCCGCGGCCGGTGGACCACAAGGCGCTGCTCCTCGTGGACGTGGGCGGGCGGCTGAGCCCGGTTCCCCCCGAGGACGGCACCTGGCGCCGGCACCTGCGGCACACCGGCGAGGAGCGGCCGGACGACGAGGATGCGCCACCCGCCCTGCGGGCCGGGGGAACGCGGACCGTCGCCGTCCGGGCCCTCGGGCCGGAGGTGGCCGCCGCGGCGGCGCCGCTGCGCACCGGACTGCTGTGCCCGCTCGTCGTCGAGGCGCCGGACTCCCGGGCGACCGTGACCGGGGCGCTGCTGCTCGCCGTCGCCGAGGAGGAGGTGGGCGACCTCGCCGGCGCGGTCGAGTCCCTGGCCTCCCAGGCGGCCCTCGCCCTCGAACGCGTCGGTCTGAGCGAGGAGATCAACCGGCGCCGGAGCGAGGCGTACTTCCGGACCCTGGTGCACAACACGTCGGACGCCATCCTCATCCTCGACGACGACAACACGGTCCGGTACGCCAGCCCGTCCGCCGACGGCATGTTCGGCGGCACCTCCTTCACCGCCACGCCGCTGACCCGGCTGGTCGACGCCCGCGACCGCGAGCGCGCCCTGCGCACCCTGGAGCGGGCGCGCGAGGCGGACGCCCCCGACCTCCACGACGACTGGCGCGTGCTGCGCAACGACGGCACGGGCGTCGACGTCGAGGTCCGGTGCAGCAACCTCCGCCACGAGCAGACCGTGCACGGCATCGTGCTCACCCTGCGCGACGTCACCGAGCAGCGGCAGCTGGAACGCGAACTGACCCACCGGGCGTTCCACGACTCGCTGACCGGCCTGCCCAACCGCCTGCTGCTGCTGGAGCGGATCGAGCGGGCCCTGCTCCGCGGCCGCCGCAACTCCACTCTGACCTGCGTCCTCTTCGTCGACCTCGACGATTTCAAGATCGTCAACGACATGATGGGCCACTCCGTCGGCGACGAGCTGCTGGTCGCCGTCGCCCGGCGGCTCACCGGCACCCTCCGGCTCAGCGACACCGCCGCACGGCTCGGCGGCGACGAGTTCGCCGTGCTCATGGAGGGTGTGAAGGAGACCTACGACGCCGAGGTGCTCGCCGCGCAGGTGGTCCACGCGCTCGGGCGGCCGTTCCGTCTCGGCAGCGGTTCGCACAGCGTGTCCGCCTGCGTCGGCGTCGCCACGGCCCGCGACGGAGCCCAGGCCGAGGAGCTGCTCCGCGACGCCGACCTCGCCCTGTACGCGGCCAAGACCGCCGGCAAGCGGCAGTGGCGCCGCTACCGCCCCGACCTGCACACGGGCATGGTGGAGCGTCACGAACTCCAGGCCAGCATGGACAGCGCCATCAGCGAGGAGTCCTTCGCCCTGCGCTACCAGCCGATCGTCGAACTCGCCGGCGGCACCGTGGCCGGATTCGAGGCCCTCGTCCGCTGGCCGCACAGCCGGCGCGGACTGGTGCCGCCCGCCCAGTTCATCTCGCTGGCCGAGGAGACCGGGCACATCACCCCGCTCGGCGCCTGGGTGCTGGAGCGCGCGGCCACCGAGGTCGCCGGGTGGCAGCGGGCGCGCCCCGGCTCCGCGCCGCTCTACCTCAACGTCAACGTCTCACCGCGGCAGTTCGTCGACCCCGGCTTCGTCGACGGGGTGCGGCACGTACTCGACACCTCGGGCCTCGCCCCGGGCTCGCTGGTGCTGGAGCTCACCGAGTCGGTCCTGGTGCGCAACGAGCAGATCCGGGCCGCGATGCGGGTCCTCAAGAGCCTCGGGGTCTCGCTCGCCATCGACGACTTCGGCACCGGGTTCTCCTCGCTCAGCTATCTGCGCGAGTTCCCCATCGACGTCCTGAAGGTCGACAAGTCGTTCATCGACGACATCGTCACCGACGGTCAGCAGGTCGCCCTGGTCGAGGGCATCGTGCGGATCGCCGACGTGCTCGGGCTCCAGGTCATCGCGGAGGGCATCGAGAACAGCGGCCAGCGCGACCTGCTCTCCGCCATGGGCTGCCGGTTCGGGCAGGGCTTCCTCTTCGCGCACCCCATGACCGCGGCCGAGGCGCAGCGGTTCCTCGACGAGGGCCACACCTGGCAGTCCGCGCGGGTCGCCGGCCGCCAGACCCGCCGCCGGGCACCCACTTCCGGCGGAGGCGTGCGCAGCGAGCAGCGGTGGCGCGATCTCGCCCGGCTCCAGAAGTCCAGCCGCATGTGCGACGCCGTGATCGACGAGGTGCACGGCCGGCGCATCCGCAGCGAGGGGCAGTGGCTGGTCGACTTCGCCTCCTGCAACTACCTGGGCATGGACCTGGACCCCGAGATCATGGACGCGGTCGAGCCGCAGATCCGGCGCTGGGGCACCCACCCGAGCTGGTCCCGGCTCATCGGCAACCCCCGCCTCTACCCCGAGATCGAGGAACGGCTCACCGGCCTGCTCGGCGCCCCCGACACCCTGCTCCTGCCGACGATCACCCTCATCCACGCCTCCGTCATCCCCGTCCTCGCAGGCCGCGGACAGGTGTTCGTCGACGCGCGGGCGCACCGGACGATGTACGACGGCTGCCTCGTCGCCCGCGGACAGGGCGCCTCCGTGCTGCGCTTCCACGCCGAACACCCCGACGAGCTGCGGCAGTTGCTCGCCGAGGCCCCCAAGGGCGTCCCCCTGCTCGTCTGCATCGACGGCGTCAACAGCATGACGGGCAACCTGCCCGACCTCCACGCGCTGTCCCGGATCTGCCGGGAACGCGACGCCCTGCTCTACATCGACGACGCGCACGGCTTCGGCGTCATCGGCGAGCGCGGGCCCGGCGAGTCGTCGCCGTACGGCAGCCGGGGCAACAGCATCGTGCGTCACCTGGGCATGGACTACGACAACGTCATCCTGGTGGCCGGCTTCTCCAAGGCGTACTCCTCGCTGCTGGCCTTCCTCACCGCCCCGCCGGCGCTCAAGTCCCACCTCAAGGTGGCCGCGGCACCCTACCTGTACTCCGGGCCCTCGCCCACCGCCTCCCTCGCGACCGCGCTCGCCGGACTGCAGGTCAACGAGCGGCGCGGCGACGAACTCCGCGCGGAACTCCACCGCAAGACCGCCCGGGTGCTGGACCACGTCCGGGGCCTGGGGCTCGCCACGCCCAACACCGACGGACTGCCGATCATCGAGATCCCCCTCGACGACCACAGCGACCTCGACGCCGTCGGCGACTTCCTCTGGCACCGCGGCATCTACGTCACACTCGCCGCCTACCCGCTGGTCCCGCACGACCAGGTGGGCTTCCGCGTCCAGATGACCGCGCTGAACACCGACGAGGAGATCGACGAACTGAACGAGGTGCTCACGGCGCTGACCGACCGCTTCCCGCTCAAGCGGCGCCCCGGCCCCGGCGGCGACCCCCTGGCGCCCGTCCGGGCGGGGCGCCCGGCGCCGGGCGGGCAGCCGCGGTGA
- a CDS encoding DUF397 domain-containing protein — protein sequence MEFENGTAAGELPGAVWVKSSHSNATGNCVELAALPDGRIAMRNSRDPHGPALVYTRDEVAAFVAGARDGDFDRMVG from the coding sequence GTGGAGTTCGAGAACGGAACGGCGGCCGGAGAACTGCCCGGAGCCGTCTGGGTCAAGAGCAGTCACAGCAACGCGACGGGCAACTGCGTGGAGCTCGCCGCGCTGCCGGACGGACGCATAGCCATGCGCAACTCCCGTGATCCGCACGGGCCGGCGCTGGTCTATACGCGCGACGAGGTCGCTGCGTTCGTCGCGGGCGCCAGGGACGGCGATTTCGACCGTATGGTTGGCTGA
- a CDS encoding SAM-dependent methyltransferase: MQHKSWSPDAIDTKVPSVARMYDYFLGGDDNYQSDREACEQLLQQVPSTKILAVNNRNFLRRVVRMLASEYGIRQFVDHGSGLPTQDNVHQVAQAVAPDSRVVYVDNDPIVLAHGRALLDENERTAVIQADMRDTDGIFAHEETRRLIDFDEPVAALFVSVMHCIPDSDDPGALVRRVAERLAPGSFLVVCQLVSDRPEIRAFVTEFMEQATGGHWGRVREEHEVARFFDGLQILEPGLVEVSTWRPDTDLAPVQQTDEWIEWGGVARLA, from the coding sequence ATGCAACACAAGTCGTGGAGCCCCGACGCCATCGATACCAAGGTGCCGAGCGTGGCACGCATGTACGACTACTTCCTGGGGGGCGACGACAACTACCAGTCGGACAGGGAGGCTTGCGAGCAGCTGCTCCAGCAGGTGCCGAGCACCAAGATCCTGGCCGTCAACAACCGCAACTTCCTGCGGCGCGTGGTGCGGATGCTCGCCTCCGAGTACGGCATACGCCAGTTCGTCGACCACGGCTCCGGCCTGCCCACGCAGGACAACGTGCACCAGGTCGCGCAGGCCGTCGCCCCGGACTCGCGCGTCGTCTACGTCGACAACGACCCGATCGTCCTGGCCCACGGACGGGCGCTGCTCGACGAGAACGAGCGCACCGCCGTCATCCAGGCCGACATGCGCGACACGGACGGGATCTTCGCGCACGAGGAGACCCGGCGGCTGATCGACTTCGACGAGCCGGTCGCCGCGCTGTTCGTCTCGGTGATGCACTGCATCCCCGACTCGGACGACCCGGGCGCGCTGGTGCGCCGGGTGGCCGAACGCCTGGCCCCGGGCAGCTTCCTGGTGGTGTGCCAGCTGGTCAGCGACCGGCCGGAGATCAGGGCCTTCGTGACCGAGTTCATGGAGCAGGCGACCGGCGGCCACTGGGGCCGGGTGCGCGAGGAGCACGAGGTGGCGCGCTTCTTCGACGGGCTGCAGATCCTGGAGCCCGGTCTCGTGGAGGTGTCGACCTGGCGCCCGGACACCGACCTCGCCCCCGTCCAGCAGACGGACGAGTGGATCGAGTGGGGCGGCGTGGCCCGGCTCGCGTAG
- a CDS encoding ATP-binding protein translates to MTIHLPHRVSSGPRLPGATGPAAPDMAPPARSAEFCGHTPPCTLAGFAACGLDGDPQNARQARRFVSDTLDEWSLPGIAGDMHLLVTELVTNAVCHALGPGGGDGSDYPVWLGLFRHPRHVVCAVADPSPEPPRPRAAGASSPGGRGLALIGALCDGWSWCPTAPRGKTVWATLPLPATAA, encoded by the coding sequence GTGACGATTCATCTGCCGCACCGCGTCAGCAGTGGCCCACGGCTCCCGGGAGCGACGGGGCCCGCGGCCCCGGACATGGCGCCGCCCGCGCGCTCCGCCGAGTTCTGCGGCCACACGCCGCCGTGCACGCTCGCCGGGTTCGCCGCCTGCGGTCTCGACGGGGACCCGCAGAACGCCCGGCAGGCGCGCCGCTTCGTCAGCGACACGCTCGACGAGTGGTCCCTGCCGGGGATCGCCGGCGACATGCATCTGCTCGTCACCGAACTCGTGACCAACGCGGTGTGCCACGCCCTCGGGCCGGGGGGCGGGGACGGCTCCGACTACCCGGTCTGGCTCGGCCTGTTCAGGCATCCGCGCCACGTCGTGTGCGCCGTCGCCGATCCGAGCCCCGAGCCGCCCCGGCCGCGGGCGGCCGGCGCCTCGTCGCCGGGCGGACGGGGACTCGCGCTGATCGGCGCACTGTGCGACGGCTGGTCCTGGTGCCCGACCGCGCCCCGCGGCAAGACGGTGTGGGCGACGCTGCCCCTCCCCGCCACCGCGGCCTGA
- a CDS encoding helix-turn-helix domain-containing protein, translating to MTAADPSPSLFVRPLGAVEGNPTALKLILGGKLRELRTGAGLDPADVDERLGFSRSKTSRIELGRHGCKPSDAEALLDLYGVRDEEDAAEFMRLVQQSRRPDWWRSFGDVLSDFFQPLVALEGAAATIRTYEPFYIPGLLQTSAYTRAVIESGPGHLLAHEVRRRVDLRQERQRQLDQPDAPRLWAVIDESVLMRSVGGPQVMRDQLTHLVAMMRRPRVTLQIAPLDVTAAVGVGTGVSYLRFALGDLKDAVYIEHLTDSTFSQKPVTVEQYRDMLDRLGACALTPKETLGKLEERLASLG from the coding sequence ATGACTGCCGCCGATCCGAGTCCGTCGCTGTTCGTCCGGCCGCTGGGGGCGGTCGAGGGCAACCCGACCGCCCTGAAGCTCATCCTGGGCGGCAAGCTGCGCGAACTGCGGACCGGTGCGGGCCTCGATCCTGCCGACGTCGACGAGAGGCTCGGCTTCTCGCGGTCCAAGACCAGCCGCATCGAACTCGGCAGGCACGGATGCAAGCCGTCCGACGCCGAGGCGCTGCTCGATCTGTACGGCGTACGGGACGAGGAGGACGCCGCCGAGTTCATGCGGCTCGTGCAGCAGTCCCGCCGGCCCGACTGGTGGCGTTCCTTCGGCGACGTGCTCTCCGACTTCTTCCAGCCGCTGGTCGCGCTCGAAGGCGCCGCCGCGACCATCCGCACCTACGAGCCCTTCTACATCCCGGGCCTGCTCCAGACGTCCGCGTACACGCGCGCCGTCATCGAGTCGGGCCCCGGCCACCTGCTGGCGCACGAGGTCCGGCGCCGGGTGGACCTGCGGCAGGAGAGGCAGCGGCAGCTCGACCAGCCCGACGCCCCGCGGCTGTGGGCGGTGATCGACGAGTCCGTGCTGATGCGCTCCGTCGGCGGTCCCCAGGTGATGCGCGATCAGCTCACCCATCTCGTCGCGATGATGCGCCGTCCGCGGGTGACCCTCCAGATAGCGCCGCTCGACGTCACCGCCGCCGTCGGGGTCGGCACCGGAGTGAGCTACCTCCGCTTCGCCCTCGGCGATCTCAAGGACGCCGTCTACATCGAGCACCTCACCGACAGCACGTTCTCCCAGAAGCCGGTGACCGTCGAGCAGTATCGCGACATGCTGGACCGGCTCGGCGCCTGCGCCCTCACTCCCAAGGAGACCCTGGGGAAGCTGGAGGAGCGCCTCGCGTCGCTCGGCTGA